A DNA window from Micromonospora sp. NBC_01739 contains the following coding sequences:
- a CDS encoding NUDIX hydrolase yields MSDDHWVPPPVLVAVDLVILTLRESRLHVLLIERGIEPFQGALALPGGFLSDEKEDLVAAAHRELAEEAGLGPDQLHLEQLGFYGAPDRDPRGRVVAAAYLAIAPRLPEPVAGTDASEACWIPVAQVLAGDAQLAFDHEQILSDGVDRAREKLERTALATAFCGPTFTIAELQDVYEAVWGMRLDPRNFYRKVQSVDEFIVSAGTTRKTDGGRPARLFRPGPCAVLHPPMIRPRGQADKETA; encoded by the coding sequence ATGTCTGACGATCATTGGGTTCCGCCGCCCGTTCTTGTTGCGGTGGATCTCGTCATCCTCACCCTGCGGGAATCCCGCCTGCATGTGCTGTTGATCGAGCGCGGTATCGAGCCCTTTCAGGGTGCTTTGGCTCTGCCCGGTGGTTTCCTCAGCGACGAGAAGGAAGACCTCGTGGCGGCTGCCCATCGGGAGCTTGCCGAGGAGGCCGGCTTGGGGCCGGATCAGTTGCACCTCGAACAACTTGGTTTCTACGGCGCACCAGACCGTGACCCTCGAGGGCGGGTGGTCGCGGCGGCTTACCTGGCTATCGCCCCTCGGCTACCCGAGCCGGTGGCCGGCACCGACGCCTCCGAAGCTTGTTGGATCCCGGTGGCACAGGTGCTGGCCGGTGATGCGCAACTCGCCTTCGATCACGAACAGATCCTGTCCGATGGTGTCGACCGGGCTCGGGAGAAGTTGGAGCGGACGGCGCTCGCCACCGCGTTTTGTGGTCCGACCTTCACGATCGCGGAGCTTCAGGACGTCTATGAAGCGGTGTGGGGCATGCGGCTGGATCCGCGGAACTTCTATCGGAAAGTGCAAAGCGTGGATGAGTTCATCGTCTCCGCTGGCACGACTCGCAAGACCGATGGAGGGCGTCCCGCCCGGCTGTTCCGCCCCGGACCCTGCGCGGTTTTGCACCCTCCGATGATCCGACCTCGCGGCCAGGCAGACAAGGAGACAGCGTGA